One region of Streptomyces sp. CG4 genomic DNA includes:
- a CDS encoding TetR/AcrR family transcriptional regulator produces the protein MAPPTETLTAERILEATEEVLRRHGPAKATVVDVARALGVSHGSVYRHFRTKAALREAVTKRWLDRTSHKLAGIVAADGTPEERLRAWLAALFEAKRHKAGDDPELFATYTVLTDESGTAVGEHLADLTGQLTRIIAEGAGSGAFSVPDPAAAARAVFQATGRFHDPCYAREWTAPGVDEEFTAVVDLLIRGLASPSR, from the coding sequence ATGGCACCGCCCACCGAGACACTGACCGCCGAGCGCATCCTCGAAGCGACCGAGGAGGTGCTGCGCCGCCATGGCCCGGCCAAGGCCACCGTGGTGGACGTCGCCCGCGCGCTCGGCGTCAGCCATGGCAGTGTCTACCGGCACTTCCGCACCAAGGCGGCGCTGCGCGAGGCGGTCACCAAGCGCTGGCTGGACCGGACGTCTCACAAGCTCGCGGGGATCGTCGCCGCGGACGGCACGCCCGAGGAGCGGCTGCGGGCCTGGCTCGCGGCCCTGTTCGAGGCCAAGCGGCACAAGGCGGGGGACGACCCGGAGCTCTTCGCCACCTACACGGTGCTGACGGACGAGAGCGGGACGGCGGTCGGCGAGCACCTCGCCGACCTGACCGGGCAGCTGACCCGGATCATCGCGGAAGGGGCCGGGTCGGGCGCCTTCTCGGTGCCCGACCCGGCCGCCGCGGCCCGGGCCGTCTTCCAGGCCACCGGCCGCTTCCACGACCCCTGTTACGCCCGGGAGTGGACCGCTCCCGGCGTCGACGAGGAGTTCACGGCCGTAGTGGACCTGCTGATACGGGGACTTGCGTCACCTTCGCGGTGA
- a CDS encoding aldo/keto reductase has product MTMRTRHLGTTGPTVSALGLGCMGMSALYGEADRAESVATIHAALEAGVTLLDTGDFYAMGHNEMLIGEALRTAPGALREQALTSVKFGALRDPEGNWSGHDGRPAAVKNFAAYSLQRLGVDHIDVYRIARLDPDVPIEETVGAIAELIEKGYVRHVGLSEVGAETIRRAAATAPIADLQIEYSLISRGIERDILPTVRELGIGVTAYGVLSRGLISGHFARDRQLAPTDFRAHSPRFQGENLRHNLNLVEALRKIAEQKGVTVAQIAIAWVLSRGEDIVPLVGARTRERLAESLGALDVTLDAADLAAIEEAVPADAAAGDRYPAAQLAHLDSER; this is encoded by the coding sequence ATGACGATGCGAACCCGACACCTCGGAACGACCGGACCGACCGTCTCCGCCCTCGGCCTCGGCTGCATGGGCATGTCCGCGCTCTACGGCGAGGCCGACCGCGCGGAGTCCGTCGCGACGATCCACGCCGCCCTGGAGGCGGGCGTCACCCTGCTGGACACGGGCGACTTCTATGCCATGGGGCACAACGAGATGCTGATCGGCGAGGCCCTGCGCACCGCCCCGGGCGCCCTGCGCGAACAGGCCCTGACCAGCGTGAAGTTCGGCGCCCTGCGCGACCCGGAGGGCAACTGGAGCGGCCACGACGGCCGCCCGGCAGCGGTGAAGAACTTCGCCGCCTACTCCCTGCAGCGCCTCGGCGTCGACCACATCGACGTCTACCGGATCGCCCGTCTCGACCCGGACGTGCCGATCGAGGAGACGGTCGGCGCGATCGCCGAACTCATCGAGAAGGGGTACGTCCGGCACGTCGGCCTGAGCGAGGTCGGCGCCGAGACCATCCGGCGGGCCGCCGCCACCGCTCCGATCGCCGATCTGCAGATCGAGTACTCGCTGATCAGCCGGGGTATCGAGCGGGACATCCTGCCGACCGTGCGCGAGCTGGGCATCGGCGTCACCGCGTACGGCGTGCTGTCCCGCGGGCTGATCTCCGGCCACTTCGCCCGTGACCGGCAGCTGGCCCCGACCGACTTCCGCGCCCACTCGCCCCGCTTCCAGGGCGAGAACCTCCGGCACAACCTGAATCTGGTCGAGGCCCTGCGCAAGATCGCCGAGCAGAAGGGCGTCACGGTCGCGCAGATCGCCATCGCCTGGGTGCTGTCCCGCGGAGAGGACATCGTGCCGCTGGTCGGCGCCCGCACCCGTGAGCGGCTCGCCGAGTCGCTGGGCGCGCTGGACGTCACCCTGGACGCGGCCGATCTGGCGGCGATCGAGGAGGCCGTACCGGCGGACGCGGCGGCCGGCGACCGCTACCCGGCCGCGCAGCTGGCGCACCTCGACAGCGAGCGCTGA
- a CDS encoding glycine--tRNA ligase produces the protein MAADKIDTIVSLSKRRGFVFPCSEIYGGQRAAWDYGPLGVELKENIKRQWWRYMVTSREDVVGIDSSVILASEVWVASGHVATFTDPLTECTACHKRFRADHLEEAYEEKKGHAPANGLADINCPNCGNKGQFTEPKQFSGLLSTHLGPTQDSGSIAYLRPETAQGIFTNFAQVQTTSRRKPPFGIAQMGKSFRNEITPGNFIFRTREFEQMEMEFFVKPGEDETWHEYWMEQRWNWYTGLGLRTENMRWYDHPKEKLSHYSKRTADIEYRFQFGGSEWGELEGVANRTDYDLGAHSKASGQDLSYFDQEAGERWTPYVIEPAAGVGRTMLAFLLDAYVEDEAPNAKGKMEKRTVLRLDHRLAPVKVAVLPLSRNPELSPKAKGLAQALRQNWNIEFDDAGAIGRRYRRQDEIGTPYCVTVDFDTLEDNAVTVRERDSMKQERVSLDQIEGYLAQRLLGC, from the coding sequence GTGGCCGCCGACAAGATCGACACCATCGTCAGCCTGAGCAAGCGCCGTGGCTTCGTTTTCCCGTGCAGTGAGATCTACGGCGGACAGCGTGCCGCCTGGGACTACGGACCGCTGGGTGTCGAGCTCAAGGAGAACATCAAGCGCCAGTGGTGGCGCTACATGGTGACGTCGCGCGAGGACGTCGTCGGTATCGACTCGTCCGTCATCCTGGCCTCCGAGGTCTGGGTCGCGTCCGGCCACGTCGCCACGTTCACGGACCCGCTGACCGAGTGCACCGCGTGTCACAAGCGGTTCCGCGCCGACCACCTGGAAGAGGCGTACGAGGAGAAGAAGGGCCACGCCCCGGCGAACGGCCTGGCCGACATCAACTGCCCGAACTGCGGCAACAAGGGCCAGTTCACCGAGCCCAAGCAGTTCTCCGGTCTGCTCTCGACGCACCTCGGCCCGACGCAGGACAGCGGCTCGATCGCCTACCTGCGCCCGGAGACCGCCCAGGGCATCTTCACCAACTTCGCCCAGGTGCAGACGACCTCGCGCCGCAAGCCGCCGTTCGGCATCGCCCAGATGGGCAAGTCGTTCCGCAACGAGATCACGCCGGGCAACTTCATCTTCCGCACCCGTGAGTTCGAGCAGATGGAGATGGAGTTCTTCGTCAAGCCGGGCGAGGACGAGACGTGGCACGAGTACTGGATGGAGCAGCGCTGGAACTGGTACACCGGCCTGGGCCTGCGCACTGAGAACATGCGCTGGTACGACCACCCGAAGGAGAAGCTCTCCCACTACTCCAAGCGCACCGCCGACATCGAGTACCGCTTCCAGTTCGGCGGCAGCGAGTGGGGCGAGCTGGAGGGTGTCGCGAACCGTACGGACTACGACCTGGGTGCGCACTCCAAGGCCTCCGGCCAGGACCTCTCCTACTTCGACCAGGAGGCCGGCGAGCGCTGGACGCCGTACGTCATCGAGCCCGCGGCCGGCGTCGGCCGCACCATGCTGGCCTTCCTGCTCGACGCGTACGTCGAGGACGAGGCGCCGAACGCCAAGGGCAAGATGGAGAAGCGCACGGTGCTGCGCCTGGACCACCGCCTCGCCCCGGTGAAGGTCGCCGTGCTGCCGCTGTCCCGCAACCCCGAGCTGTCCCCGAAGGCCAAGGGTCTCGCCCAGGCGCTGCGGCAGAACTGGAACATCGAGTTCGACGACGCCGGCGCCATCGGCCGCCGCTACCGTCGCCAGGACGAGATCGGCACGCCGTACTGCGTGACCGTGGACTTCGACACGCTTGAGGACAACGCCGTCACGGTGCGTGAGCGTGACTCGATGAAGCAGGAGCGCGTGTCCCTCGACCAGATCGAGGGGTACCTGGCGCAGCGTCTGCTGGGCTGCTGA